The Lolium rigidum isolate FL_2022 chromosome 2, APGP_CSIRO_Lrig_0.1, whole genome shotgun sequence genomic interval tcgcaaacaatcatcatcatccacactatacatctaatcctttgtttacaagcaagccggtgagattgacaacctcaccgttacgttggggcaaagttctgtgattgtgttgtgcaggttccacgttggcgccggaatccctggtgttgcgccgcactacactccgccgccatcaaccttcaacgtgcttcttggcccctactggttcgataaaccttggtttgtttctgagggaaaacttgctactgtacgcatcacaccttcctcttggggttcccaacggacgtgtcgactgcgcgCATCACCCGTCTCCCTCACTGTCTCCCTCCTCGCCTCCCACCACCACGCTCCCCGGCAGATGGCCGCCGCGCTCGCCGGAAGAtggtcgtcctcgacggctccggCCTGCGCGCTCGTCCGCAGGTGGCCGTCCTTGACGCTCCGTCCCGTCGCACTCGCCGGCAGGTCGCCGACGTCGGCGCTCGATCCTGCCCACGCGCTCGCCCGTGGGTAGCCCTCCTGGACGATCCGCCCCACCGCGCTCGCCGGCAGGCCGCCGTTCTCGACACTCTAGCCCGCGCACTCGCCCGCAGGTGGCCGTCCTCGACGTTCCAGCCCACGCGCTCGCCGGCAGGCCGCCGTTCTCGACACTCTAGCCCGCGCACTTGCCCGCAGGTGGCCGTCCTCGACGTTCCAGCCCACACGCTCGCCGGCAGGTTGCCCTCCACGCAGCTCCGGCCCGCGCGCTCGCCGTTAGGCGGCCGTCATCGCAGCTCCGCCCCGCACGCTCGCCGGCAGGCCATCCTCCTCGCATCTCCCCTTGCCGGCAGCTTCCCTCTCCAACATCTCCCTTCCAGATTCAtcccaaattcaacaaaatattaAATTCCATAGTTTCTACATCTAAACAGGATTTGGAATTAGTTATATCATTTGATTTCAACAACAAATTCCAAAGACATCCAAACAACATAATTGAATTAGAAACCAATTCATTTCTATCTCACATTTGGAATCTTATTCCAAATCAATTCCATGCCAactttctatgcatccaaacacagatttttgattttttttttatagaaagaCGAGGCAAAAGCTTCGTCCGTTCCATTGATTAAGAAGATAGTTGCCCGATTTGTTAATTTTTTGTGTGAATTATGCCCGATTTGTTATCAAGATTGGAATTACCTTGATTATCGGTATGGGCAGCCGTGCTACGTGGCATCGGGCGGACATACTGCATCGGTGGTAACTCGGCATTAGCTTTCATCTGCACCGTTCATCGCAAAGGAGTGAAAAAATGAGGCCGATTGTTTCCTCCCCGCGTTTTTCATGTGAATCTGCCTGCATAGAAAAAGTTCCTTTGGGTGTCCTCCCGTGCAATATTCTTATCGGAACAGGAATTCTACACTTTTCCTACAGTACAAAAATCTTGCGAATCCAAAGGAGGCCTGACTCTGTGAACTACTAGTAGAAGTGTCTGTATCTTCCGAAAAGCGTTGGTAATTACTGCGGCAGATAGGAATACATACGTACTGTACGTATGTACTGTATGTATGAACATGTTGCGGTCTATAAAAGGAGCTCACCCTACCGGCCAGCGCCGCGCAAGTCGAAAGCAAAGCTCACAGAAGCGCGCGCGGCACGGATCAAAGCTTCTTTGCTCACTGCAAGACGCAAAGGGGCCAAGCCCCACCTTCACCTTCACCTAGCTAGGAAGGAGGATCTAGCTAGCTGCACAGCCGCGGCGTATATATGCTGCCGTGCTTGTCAGACGCGCTTGCTGGCACTAGGAGGTAGGAGCTAGGCCTAGGCTCCACCGGAAGCTAGCAGCTCCGTACTCCAGCCAGCCACCGCCCAAGCCCGCCcgtccgtccgccgccgccgtcccctccctccgccgctcgccggacgAGAAGCTGCTGATTAAGGTACGCACGTGCTGGCCCGTCGGCCGGTCGGTGGGTCTGCCGGCGCGGATCAGGGTTTCAGTTAGGTTTTTTTGGTTCGTTTCGCTGGGTACGTTCTCGATGGGCAGTGCGGTTTCATTCTCTTTTCGTGTCTTCGATTGATTTTCTTTGACGCCAGCAAGCGTCGTGATCGGTGGCcagtaccggtttaatgtttcccGGCTTAATTAATTACGTACGCGTCGCACGTTAAAAAACCCGAAAGGCCAATAATTAACATGGCTGCCGGAGATGTGTCACGAGAGCTGAGACTCTGGTGAAGTTAAGAGTTAAGACCCACTTTCAGTGCTGATCAAACTTGCTGATGGAGTGATGGCTTAGCTAGCATAAATAATCGTGTACTTTTGTTTCTAGACTAGACTTGATGGCCAGGAAAAAAAGGAACGGGAAAGAGGTAAAACGCGTAACATGGAACTCGCGTGAGGGCGTGGCGTCACCCACGTACGACCGCGACTCCACTGCCGCCAAGTTAGCCTCTCGTGCTACAGTCGCCCGCTGTAGTCAGTGAGTGACACCACGCTCCACTGAACTGACCCAAGCACCCAACACGGTAGTGCCGGGCTCTACTTATACGGGCGCCCGCTGCCCTTCTGTCCGAGCCCGACCCACTATAGTATATTTCCTACTATACTAATTTCTTGACCGTCGTTTTTTGTAATTTCCGTAGTAGATGTATTTACAATCTTATTATAGAGCGACCTGTTTGGACTATCCAGATCAGATCCATCAACAGCTAGTGTAGTAGTATATACTAGTACACAGACATGTATAAAGAGGTTCCCTTCCCATGCTTTTGTTATGCCTGCCATACCCAACAGAAGCTGCTTTCGTATTCACAAGAGACAGCTCTGTACGCCCCATCCAAGCTTTAGTTACGGTTCCTCACAAAAAAAGCTTTAGTTCCGGAACGCGTTTTTGGAGGGATCCGTTTCCCCGGAAGGCACGCAAACGCAAAGCCAAAAAGGAGCAATCCGAGTGCGTGAAGCGGGAAAAAGGCAGGCAAAGCGAGGAAGCAGCGCCGAAACTGCGCCCCGCCCCGCCCCCAATCCGCTTCGTTTCCTCCGCCGCACTCCACTCTCCCCGCCCCGccccctcctctcctccgccgcggcggcccgccccgcccccgccgccgactAGCTCCGGCCCACTCGCAGCGGCGCCCGCCTCGAGGTGCCCGCTCCGTCCGCTCGCTTCTCCGGGAACGGGCCTGCACTGGGGTTTTTTGTTGTTGGGTTTCTGCTTTTAATTTTGTTTCGGATTCCGTTTCCTCTGACGCTGCTGCTGTTCAATGCGGGTGCAGATCGGgggcgcggcggccgcggcgctgCGAGGTGTCATCTCTCCTGAACAACAGCCGAGGATGCCTGGGGCCGGCGCCGGCGTGCAGGCGCCCGAGGCCTCGCCGGGCCGCTACGTGCGCcgccgcgacgaggcgccgcccgacgacgacggCTGCGACGACGTCTTCGGAGTCCAAGTGCGCGGGCCCGGGGACGACCCCTTCGACATCCCCGCCAAGCGGGCGCCCGTCGAGCGGCTCAGGCGATGGAGGGTGAGTGCGCCGCATtccctactactactactacccaACTTGCCTGCCTGCTGCTGCGTTGAGCGCTCGCTACACTAGTTCCGAGGTTGCAGGGTGCTTGTTATGCTTGGCGGAGCAATGTGGTTTAATTTCGTCTGGATTGCCTTTTGTTTAGACGGGTGTTGGTTCTCCTTTAATTTTGGTTGTTTACCTTTGACACCCTATTGTGCTGACACCCACTCTGCTCTGGTGGTGTGTATGCTGTCGACCTTACTCATTGCGACAAGCTAGTTTCACTTGATTTATGCCCAAATTATGGCTCCACAAAGGATCATGGACCTAACTACTAGAGAGTTGGCCATATGCCCCAACGTTGATGTGCCCCTTTGGCTTGCTGCATCCGCAATCCAGCGAGTGGTGAGATTAATTACTACTTTCAAGTCTTCATGATTGTTGCATCCCTTCCCTACTAAAAGCTGCGTTCAAACAGTCCGAAAGCAATATTTGTTGATTCCAGTTACGTTTCATGATTTACATTCTGTTGCATCCCTATATTAtcagggcctgccttgttggcgttaTTTATTCCTGTGAAGTAGAGCTTTTGTTGGGGATGGAGCATATGGTTCACATAGCAGTAAAAGATGGATTGCTCTGAATTCTAGTCCTTCAAATCTAAATTGTTGTTGCATTGTAAAATACTCTGTTCTTGCATAATGTGACCAATGCGATTCTGATTACCTAACTATCCAATTCATGGATGCTTTGCGCGCACATGGCTCGCCTTGGAAGTAAAATGCTTTATATGTTCATGCATTGTCTAGAATGCTTCTTAGGGCATATTGAACTTGTCTACGTATGCCAAATTTGCACCACTGCTTCTGCTAGTGCTGCTTCACAGTCAATCATAACTGATAGTATAGTCAGTTCATTAATTTTACACACTGCTGTTATATGTTTGTGCATCGTTTAGAATGTTTCTTAGGGCATTTTGAACTTGTGTACTTATGCGAAATTTGCATCGCTATTTCTACTAGTGCTGCTGCACATATAATCATAACTGATAGTATAGTCAGTTCCCTAACTTTACACATTGCTGTTATCGTTTTGTTCCATTGGCAGCAAGCTGCACTTGTGCTCAATGCTTCTCGGCGATTCAGATACACTCTTGACTtgaaaaaagaggaagaaaaagaaCATATAAGGAGGAAAATTAGGGCTCATGCTCAAGTCATACGGGTATACATGAAAGCTTCTGTTTCGGCAGTATATATGTTTTATCATCATACATCGTTCCTCTTTGATATTTTCGTTTTGAATTCAATCAGGCTGCGTTACTTTTCAAGGAAGCAGGAGAAAAGCAGAATGGCGATAGAGAATTACAAGGTAATTGATCCAAACTCATTTTGTTTTTGTACACATAGGATACTGTCAGTGTCTTGGTTATATTCTGTGTAATTTAGCCCTGTGAGGATCATCTTGTGTCAAGAAATAATTGTCTACTCAATTGAGGACCGCCCCGCACCTTGTTAATAGTTGTTCAAATATGTCTATGTTAATATGTTGTTACATTGACGTTTCTGTTACACAGAAATTCTCCCACGGGGTTTTGGAATTGGAGAGGAGCAACTTACATCATTGACAAGGGATCATAACTATTCCACTCTGCAAGAATATGGTGGGGTATGTACCATTCCTACCTGCAAATTTGCTAGAATCTTCCAACATCTGCATCATTAGTTAATGTGGTATCCTTCTTGAACATTAGGTTAAAGGGCTCCTAAATTTACTGAAAACAAACTCAGAGAAGGGAATCCATGGAGATGAAGCAGATTTGTCAAGCAGGGCAAATGCTTTTGGAGCTAACAGATATCCTCGCAAGAAAGGAAGAAGCTTTTGGGCAAGTTTATTTACTACTTTAATTTGTGATTGTACCAATGAATGTGCTGCAGTATCAGTGATTAATCCTTCTTACTGTGTTCTGTGTCATGAAAACAGGTTTTTCTCTGGGAGGCCTGCCAGGACTTAACATTGGTTATCCTTATCGTGGCTGCAGCCATTTCTCTAGCATTGGGCATCGCAACAGAGGTGAACTCCTGGTCCACCTGACTTTTCTCTATTTCCTCATTTTCGTATTTTGTCTTACTGTCAGCTGATGCTTAATGACTATATATGTTTTCCCCTTGTGAGTTTTAAATCTGATTCCATCAACTTCCAAACAACGGTTCACTGCGGATTTCTGTATGGATTAACCCTTTTAAAAGTATGTTTTCTTTAGTTCTAATTTTAACAATTTCATTAGGGCATCAAAGAAGGATGGTACGACGGCGCCAGTATAGCATTTGCTGTATTTCTTGTGATATTTGTTACTGGTATGCTGTTTTCTCTCACATATTCAACTCTGAAATAGTTTAACATTTTGTGATATTTAATATGGATGCAATATTATCATTACTGTACTTCAGCAAGGGGGAAATAATGGTCCTAAAACTTTTCCAGACCTGGGATTGTACTGTAATTTTGAAAGATAAACACTAGacctttttttaattttattgttCAGTAgtatcctagggtcaatcttcataCATTGTATTTACAAGGATAAAAGGCCATTTATTTTGTGCCTCAGCTAGTGTCAAATATGGCCTTCCAGCATATCTTTATATTGTTTTCTCATACACATCATTTCTTTAAACTTCACCGTTTCTCCATTTACTCATTACGCCCAATGAAAGGGTGTCCAGTTGGAATAATCCAGTTGTACCTGACTAAAGATACCTTTTGTCTTATTATTTCAGCTGTCAGTGATTACAAACAGTCGTTGCAGTTCCAACACCTCAATGAGGAGAAGCAAAATATCCAAGTCGAGGTTTGTGAGCTTAACCTATCAAAGTGTTCACCATTTATTTGCCATTTTTAGTCCTCTGATAGTATTGCAACTGTGCTGTGGTGAACAGGTTATTCGGGCGGTAGAAGGATTCAAGTCTCAATCTTTGACCTTGTGGTTGGTGATGTAGTAGCTTTGAAAATTGGTGATCAGGTAGGACGCAGTAAACAGATACTGTCTGCTTTAGCTTATGTTTGTGTTGcttgcattcctgatattataacgAAATAAAAAACCACCTTTTAGGTTCCAGCTGACGGTGTTTTAATTAGTGGCCATTCTCTTGCCATTGATGAGTCCAGTATGACTGGGGAAAGCAAAATTGTAAGATTTCTCTTGATTTTATACTCCTACGAGTCCAATATGACTGGGGAAAGTAAGTAGTAAACGTTCGATCTTTGATTAGGTTTTCAAGGATCAGAAGTCACCTTTTCTAATGGGAGGATGCAAAGTAGCGGATGGTTATGGTACCATGTTGGTGAGTGATCATATCTTGTCTTCTCGCCTCattctctttcttttctgttttgaaaATCGCATGTCTAGGAATAAAGAGAGGCAACTGAGGCTCATTCACTTTTGGATTTGAGCATTGCTTACCTGTCAGCTAGATTAATTGTTTTATGAGCGCAGTAAAATTGACCTTTAACCTTACCCTATTTGATATAATTCCACTTGCAATTGTGCTATTCAATTGCAGGTAACTGCAGTTGGTctgaatactgaatggggtttacTAATGGCTAGCATTTCAGAAGACAACAATGAAGAGACCCCATTGCAGGTTCTTCCTCTTTTTTATCCTTTTGTTGATGATCTGATTGTGAATTATTTTGAACAACCTATGTGCAATCTGATTCTGAATTCATGGCCTTCTCGTTTCTGTTGAAGGTGCGGTTGAATGGAGTAGCAACATTCATAGGCATTGTGGGGCTTGTCGTTGCTGCACTGGTTCTTGTAGTCCTTTTTGCAAGGTAAGATTCATTCACACATTATTTGAATATCGTACCTTCTATATTATGTATGTGTCCATACTCCATACAACTGAAATAAAGTCACAAATGTATAAACCTGTGTTGTAGTTGCTATGCTTATTCTATATGCTTAAGTGCAGTGATCTATGTCGCACTTGTATCCACTATATCTGTCCATACTTGAAGTTTTTTCCTTTGCTCACAGATACTATCAGCTTTCAGGGCGTACTTAGAAACTTTCTATTGTTCCCTATATCTTACAGGACATATTAATAAACTTTTTCTTTACTCCCAGATATTTTACAGGACATACTACAAACCCAGATGGCACCGTTCAGTTTGTTAAGGGGCAAACAAGTGTGAAATCTATTATATTTGGATCAATAAAGATACTTACTGTTGCGGTATGTAAGGATTTAATATTTGGTGCATCTTAAGCACCCTTTTCCTTATCTCATTCTTACATTACAACATTTAGGTGACTATTATTGTCGTGGCTGTGCCTGAGGGACTACCGTTGGCTGTAACACTAACGTGAGTTGATACAAGTCAAATGTCTCCTTCATCATTTCAACTTTGTTTTGGTTTTCCAacctattttattattattatttttcagcCTGGCTTATTCAATGAGGAAAATGATGGCAGACAAAGCTTTGGTACAAATTTTTTGcagtctcttttttttttacgaaACCAGTGTCTTTATTATTTATTCTTTTTATTATCACATGAATCTGTATGTCAATTTCAGGTGAGAAGGCTTTCAGCTTGTGAAACGATGGGTTCTGCTACAACAATTTGTAGTGACAAGACTGGTACATTAACGCTCAACCAGGTTAGTTTTTCTTGTCTTTTTGCATCATAATGGTTCTTCACTTTATTGCTTTACCTCTGTGACCATTTAACTATCTGTGACTTCTGCAGATGACTGTGGTGCGATCAATAGTTGGGGGGATAGAGCTGCAGCCTCAGGCTTCTACCGAGAAGCTGTCACCTACAGTTACCTCTTTTGTACTTGAAGGAATTGCACAGAATACTTCAGGCAGTGTCTTCGAGCCAGAGGTAATGTCACATGTTTCCACTACTCGGCACCTTTTACCACTGCGTTTAGATTACATAGATGATCACATGAAGTATGGCCCTATCATCTTTGTGAATTTAAATTTTGTAGTAAATTTAGCTGCTTTTTATTTGGCATTTCAAGTAGTGTAAGAATTTCCACTTATTTTCTGAGAGGTTCCTATGCTATTCTCAAAAGAGAACACCCAGAATTCACATTAAATGCACTTCCATACATGTAGTGGAGGCTGCTATTTTTTGACCAAAAATAGGGTCCCTGCTATTTTTTTGACTAAAAATGCCCCCATTGCTATTTCTTTTGAGCGAAAATAGGGTCCCAGATGTCAATACTGCTAGTTATGGCTGTGCATTTTTCTATTGATGTAATTGATATCTGTCCTTCTACACCATACTGATTCTTGACTCATCAGGATGGTAGCACTGTCGAGATAACAGGCTCACCAACTGAGAAGGCTATCCTTTCGTGGGGTGTTGAGGTAAGATTCCTCAAGTGTTAAAACTTCCACTCTTGGTTTGGTGGCTATATTCTTGCTTATTCAAATGATGCTTCCTTTAGCTTCATATGAAATTTGCGGCGGAGCGATCGAAATCTGCTATCATTCATGTCTCTCCATTCAACTCAGAAAAAAAACGTGGCGGTGTTGCAGTAACTGGGgtaatttcttgtttcactttcagCTGTATCTtctatattttctttattattagtttgttctgGCATGCTACTTCTTGAATAGTCATATTTTCCCGATAATGAGTTTCCACTAGATATGTCCACACACTGAGTTGCAAAGATGTACTTTGATTGAGATGAACTGGTCCTGGGCTTGGCTTTGATAGCGCTCCAATGGGACTCAAAGATGATTACATGCTTAAATGTTTTAATTGGGTGTGCTAGTCGTGTAAATGTCCTTTTCTTTTCTACCCATATCCTGGTATAGCAATTGAGTTCACCTTGTCAACCTAGAATTCATGATAGCATTTATATTTTCAGATTCTTTACCTTTTTTTCAACCATCCTGCTTGCCGATTCTCTGTGGGTCCATAACCTGTTGCTCTGATTTTAGGACAGTAGAACAGAATAATGACCAGGTGGATTGACAAAATTATTTGCTCAACACCTATGTTTGAATTCTAAAACATATCTAAGAATAATTTTGGGGTTCTGTTATGTGCTAATATTCTGCCATCCAGTGCAATTATTTTCCTGTACAAAAGAGGCTCCTGCGGTCATTCCAGGGTCTAATTTAACATGGAAACAACATTAGTCTCTGGCATACAAATACAGAAATACTTCATCTCAGGCTTGGCATACTTTACTTAGTTTAATAGTCTGAAACGTGTTTGTCCTTGTGTTAACTGTGACATGATTGTGTTATTAATTTGGTTTAGCTAGAGTGCCATTCGTTTGGATGATTGACAGTGTTGTTTATTGTTCTGCAATACAGTCTTCAACCATATACTGAACTTTGTCATGTGCTTTTTCCAGAGAGATTCAGATGTTCATGTGCACTGGAAAGGAGCTGCTGAAATAGTTCTTGCCTTATGTACAAATTGGCTTGATGTAGATGGCTCAATTCATGAAATGACACCTGATAAGGCAAACCACTTAGAAcactttttaagatttaattatGTAGTTCCCTGTCTAACATTAATATTTCAGGCTAATCAATTCAAGAAATACATAGAAGATATGGCCGAGCAAAGCCTTCGCTGTGTTGCTTTTGCTTATAGAAATCTTGATCCCAAGGACATTCCAAGCGAGGAACAAAGAATTAACTGGCAGTTGCCAGATAATGACCTGACTCTTATTGGAATTGTGGGGATGAAGGTACATGGACAAAACGTGCAAATATAATGTTGCATATAACGATTAAtttttattcgcaaaaaaaaaatataacgaTTAATTTTTGATAAAATTTCTGTTTGTGGCTAAGCCATCCATGTTCGTTTGCAGGATCCTTGTCGCCCTGGAGTGAGAGATGCTGTTGAGCTGTGCACCAATTCTGGTGTTAAGGTTTGTGTTTTCAATTCATGTGCTGCTGAAAGATACAAAGAATTGTTAGAATAGAAACAATACAAGTCATATTTGCTTCCGATGATGTTTCTATCTGTATTTCGTGTGTAATTTGACATTGTATTAACAATGTGTGTAATACCATTGACACCTTAAATTTGTCAACTATTGACACCATTAAATGTTGGCACAGTACACATGCATAGTTGGAGTTCTTGTCATCACTATAAACTAACTTCTGCAGTTTTCGAACGAGTAGGTACGAATGGTAACTGGAGACAATCTGCAGACAGCTAGAGCAATAGCACTTGAATGTGGAATACTCACTGACCCCCAGGCTTCTACACCAGTCATAATAGAGGGAAGAGTTTTCCGTGCATACAGTGAAGCCGAAAGGGAGGCAGTTGCCGACAAGATATCTGTAAGAC includes:
- the LOC124691795 gene encoding calcium-transporting ATPase 5, plasma membrane-type-like — encoded protein: MPGAGAGVQAPEASPGRYVRRRDEAPPDDDGCDDVFGVQVRGPGDDPFDIPAKRAPVERLRRWRQAALVLNASRRFRYTLDLKKEEEKEHIRRKIRAHAQVIRAALLFKEAGEKQNGDRELQEILPRGFGIGEEQLTSLTRDHNYSTLQEYGGVKGLLNLLKTNSEKGIHGDEADLSSRANAFGANRYPRKKGRSFWVFLWEACQDLTLVILIVAAAISLALGIATEGIKEGWYDGASIAFAVFLVIFVTAVSDYKQSLQFQHLNEEKQNIQVEVCYSGGRRIQVSIFDLVVGDVVALKIGDQVPADGVLISGHSLAIDESSMTGESKIVFKDQKSPFLMGGCKVADGYGTMLVTAVGLNTEWGLLMASISEDNNEETPLQVRLNGVATFIGIVGLVVAALVLVVLFARYFTGHTTNPDGTVQFVKGQTSVKSIIFGSIKILTVAVTIIVVAVPEGLPLAVTLTLAYSMRKMMADKALVRRLSACETMGSATTICSDKTGTLTLNQMTVVRSIVGGIELQPQASTEKLSPTVTSFVLEGIAQNTSGSVFEPEDGSTVEITGSPTEKAILSWGVELHMKFAAERSKSAIIHVSPFNSEKKRGGVAVTGRDSDVHVHWKGAAEIVLALCTNWLDVDGSIHEMTPDKANQFKKYIEDMAEQSLRCVAFAYRNLDPKDIPSEEQRINWQLPDNDLTLIGIVGMKDPCRPGVRDAVELCTNSGVKVRMVTGDNLQTARAIALECGILTDPQASTPVIIEGRVFRAYSEAEREAVADKISVMGRSSPNDKLLLVKALKKNGHVVAVTGDGTNDAPALHEADIGLSMGIQGTEVAKESSDIIILDDNFASVVKVVRWGRSVYANIQKFIQFQLTVNVAALIINVVAAISSGNVPLNAVQLLWVNLIMDTLGALALATEPPTDQLMKRTPVGRREPLVTNIMWRNLFIQAVYQVAVLLTLNFGGRNLLHLTQDTFEHSNKVKNSFIFNTFVLCQVFNEFNSRKPEELNIFEGVSRNHLFLGVVSVTVVLQVIIIEFLGKFTSTVRLSWELWLVSIGIAFVSWPLAFVGKFIPVPQTPLKDLILKCLPKRKKQADEGPTPPV